A region of Streptomyces paludis DNA encodes the following proteins:
- the xseA gene encoding exodeoxyribonuclease VII large subunit yields the protein MALLTTAEAPLPVGEVSRLIGGWIDRLGGIWVEGQITQLSRRPGAGVVFLTLRDPSHDISLSVTCYRQVFDAIADVVSEGARVVVRAKPEWYAPRGQLSLRATEIRPVGIGDLLVRLERLKRSLGAEGLFAADRKKPLPFLPQLIGLVCGRASAAERDVLENARRRWPAVRFEVRNTAVQGVNAVAQVVQAVEELDALPEVDVIVVARGGGSVEDLLPFSDEQLVRTVAACRTPVVSAIGHEPDSPLLDLVADVRASTPTDAAKRIVPDVGEELERVQALRDRALRSVRGLLDREERGLAHALARPVMRRPRRMVEERAAEVSALADRSRRVLRHQLDRADSELSHTLARVVALSPAATLERGYAVLQRPDGTVVRSPAEVTAAEELRARVAEGEFTVRVTE from the coding sequence ATGGCTCTTCTCACGACCGCGGAGGCCCCGCTGCCCGTCGGCGAGGTGTCGCGGCTCATCGGCGGATGGATCGACCGGCTCGGCGGGATCTGGGTCGAGGGGCAGATCACCCAGCTCTCGCGCAGACCGGGCGCGGGGGTGGTCTTCCTGACGCTGCGCGACCCGTCGCACGACATCTCGCTGAGCGTCACCTGCTACCGGCAGGTCTTCGACGCGATCGCGGACGTCGTCTCCGAGGGCGCGCGGGTCGTGGTGCGGGCGAAGCCCGAGTGGTACGCGCCGCGCGGGCAGTTGTCGCTGCGCGCCACGGAGATACGGCCCGTCGGCATCGGTGACCTGCTGGTGCGGCTGGAGCGGCTGAAGCGGTCCCTGGGCGCGGAGGGGCTGTTCGCGGCGGACCGCAAGAAGCCGCTGCCTTTTCTGCCGCAGCTGATCGGGCTGGTGTGCGGCCGGGCGTCGGCGGCCGAGCGCGACGTGCTGGAGAACGCGCGCCGGCGGTGGCCCGCGGTGCGGTTCGAGGTGCGGAACACGGCGGTCCAGGGCGTCAACGCGGTGGCGCAGGTCGTCCAGGCGGTGGAGGAGCTGGACGCGCTGCCGGAGGTCGATGTGATCGTGGTGGCGCGCGGCGGGGGCAGTGTGGAGGATCTGCTGCCGTTCTCCGACGAGCAGCTGGTACGGACCGTGGCCGCGTGCCGTACGCCGGTCGTGTCCGCGATCGGGCATGAGCCGGACTCGCCTTTGCTGGACCTCGTCGCGGATGTCAGGGCCTCGACCCCGACCGACGCGGCGAAGCGGATCGTGCCGGACGTCGGCGAGGAGCTGGAGCGGGTGCAGGCGCTGCGGGACCGGGCGCTGCGGAGCGTACGGGGGTTGCTCGACCGGGAGGAGCGCGGTCTCGCCCACGCGCTGGCCAGGCCGGTGATGCGGCGTCCGCGGCGGATGGTCGAGGAGCGCGCGGCCGAGGTGTCCGCGCTGGCCGACCGGAGCCGGCGGGTGCTGCGGCACCAGCTGGACCGCGCGGACTCCGAGCTGTCGCACACCCTGGCGCGGGTGGTCGCGCTCTCCCCGGCGGCGACGCTGGAGCGGGGGTACGCGGTGCTCCAGCGCCCGGACGGAACGGTCGTACGGTCCCCGGCGGAGGTGACGGCGGCCGAGGAGCTGCGCGCCCGGGTCGCGGAGGGCGAGTTCACGGTGCGGGTCACCGAATGA
- a CDS encoding DUF4245 domain-containing protein, whose amino-acid sequence MRGRQTVRDMFLSMAVIGLVVAAIYMFIPHDDKGDPVRAVDYRVELATARRAAPYPVVAPAELAGEWKPTSVTYKRQSGDAWHLGFLDPDGEYVAVEQSTAPPKKYVHDVTQKAVDTGETQRVAGEEWQRWEGPKYSALVRPGDAVTTVVTGTASYERLAEMAAALETGDDG is encoded by the coding sequence ATGCGAGGCAGACAGACAGTGCGGGACATGTTCCTGTCGATGGCGGTCATCGGACTCGTCGTCGCCGCGATCTACATGTTCATTCCGCATGACGACAAGGGCGACCCCGTCCGGGCCGTCGACTACCGGGTGGAGCTGGCGACCGCCCGGCGCGCGGCGCCGTATCCGGTGGTGGCACCGGCGGAGCTGGCCGGCGAATGGAAGCCGACGTCGGTCACGTACAAGCGGCAGAGCGGCGACGCCTGGCACCTGGGCTTCCTCGACCCGGACGGCGAGTACGTCGCGGTCGAGCAGTCCACGGCGCCCCCGAAGAAGTACGTGCACGACGTCACCCAGAAGGCCGTGGACACGGGCGAGACACAGCGGGTGGCGGGCGAGGAGTGGCAGCGCTGGGAGGGGCCGAAGTACAGCGCCCTGGTCCGCCCGGGCGACGCTGTCACGACGGTGGTGACCGGCACGGCCTCGTACGAGCGGCTGGCGGAGATGGCGGCGGCGCTGGAGACCGGCGACGACGGCTGA
- a CDS encoding class II fumarate hydratase: protein MTTDDSQYRTEHDSMGEVRVPAHAKWRAQTQRAVENFPLSGQRLERAHIAALARIKAAAAKVNADLGVIGGDVAAAIQDAAAEVAEGRWDEHFPVDVFQTGSGTSSNMNTNEVLATLATERLGRPVHPNDDVNASQSSNDVFPSSIHIAATGAVTGELIPALDHLAAALERKAEEFGAVVKAGRTHLMDATPVTLGQEFGGYAAQVRYAVERLTASLPRLAELPLGGTAVGTGINTPPGFSAAVIAEVARTTGLPLTEARNHFEAQGARDGLVETSGQLRTLAVSLTKIANDLRWMASGPRTGLAEISLPDLQPGSSIMPGKVNPVIPEAVLMVAAQVTGNDATVAAAGAAGNFELNVMLPVIAKNLLESVRLLTNVSRLLADRTVDGIVAHPERARRYAESSPSVVTPLNRYIGYEEAAKVAKKSLADGATVRETVLSLGYVERGDLTLEQLDEALDVLRMTRP, encoded by the coding sequence ATGACGACGGACGACAGCCAGTACCGCACCGAGCACGACTCCATGGGCGAGGTGCGGGTCCCCGCGCACGCCAAGTGGCGGGCACAGACGCAGCGCGCGGTGGAGAACTTCCCCCTGTCCGGGCAGCGGCTGGAGCGCGCGCACATCGCCGCGCTGGCCCGGATCAAGGCCGCCGCCGCCAAGGTCAACGCCGATCTCGGGGTGATCGGCGGGGACGTCGCCGCGGCCATCCAGGACGCGGCGGCGGAGGTCGCGGAGGGGCGCTGGGACGAGCACTTCCCGGTGGATGTCTTCCAGACCGGCTCGGGCACCTCGTCCAACATGAACACCAACGAGGTCCTCGCCACCCTCGCCACCGAGCGCCTGGGCCGGCCCGTCCACCCCAACGACGATGTCAACGCCTCGCAGAGCTCCAACGACGTCTTCCCGTCCAGCATCCACATCGCCGCGACCGGCGCCGTCACCGGCGAGCTGATCCCCGCGCTGGACCATCTAGCCGCCGCGCTGGAGCGCAAGGCCGAGGAGTTCGGCGCGGTGGTCAAGGCGGGCCGTACGCATCTGATGGACGCCACGCCCGTCACGCTCGGCCAGGAGTTCGGCGGTTACGCCGCGCAGGTGAGATACGCGGTGGAGCGGCTGACCGCCTCGCTGCCCCGGCTCGCCGAACTGCCCCTGGGCGGTACGGCGGTGGGCACCGGCATCAACACCCCGCCCGGCTTCTCCGCCGCCGTGATCGCCGAGGTCGCCCGGACGACCGGGCTGCCGCTGACCGAGGCCCGTAACCACTTCGAGGCGCAGGGCGCCCGCGACGGTCTGGTGGAGACCTCGGGACAGCTGCGCACCCTCGCCGTCTCCCTCACCAAAATCGCCAACGATCTGCGCTGGATGGCCTCGGGCCCGCGCACCGGACTGGCCGAAATCAGCCTCCCCGATCTCCAGCCCGGCTCCTCGATCATGCCCGGCAAGGTCAATCCGGTGATCCCGGAGGCCGTCCTGATGGTGGCCGCGCAGGTCACCGGCAATGACGCGACGGTGGCCGCGGCCGGCGCCGCCGGGAACTTCGAGCTGAACGTGATGCTCCCGGTCATCGCCAAGAACCTGCTGGAGTCCGTCCGCCTCCTCACGAACGTCTCCCGGCTGCTCGCGGACCGTACGGTCGACGGCATCGTCGCCCACCCCGAGCGCGCCCGCCGGTACGCGGAGTCCTCGCCGTCCGTCGTCACCCCGCTGAACAGGTACATCGGGTACGAGGAGGCCGCCAAGGTCGCCAAGAAGTCCCTCGCCGACGGCGCCACGGTCCGCGAGACGGTGCTGTCGCTCGGCTATGTGGAGCGCGGGGACCTCACCCTGGAGCAGCTCGACGAGGCGCTGGATGTGCTGCGGATGACACGCCCGTAA
- a CDS encoding exodeoxyribonuclease VII small subunit: MARTDTENAADAAAPGYEQARDELIEVVRRLEAGGTTLEESLALWERGEELATVCRHWLEGARARLDASLADEKPVDKDE; this comes from the coding sequence ATGGCCAGGACGGATACGGAAAACGCGGCGGACGCGGCGGCGCCCGGTTACGAGCAGGCGCGCGACGAGCTGATCGAGGTGGTGCGCCGGCTGGAGGCGGGCGGCACGACCCTGGAGGAGTCGCTCGCCCTGTGGGAGCGCGGCGAGGAGCTGGCCACGGTGTGCCGCCACTGGCTGGAGGGCGCCCGGGCGCGGCTGGACGCCTCGCTCGCCGACGAGAAGCCGGTGGACAAGGACGAGTGA
- the ppgK gene encoding polyphosphate--glucose phosphotransferase produces the protein MNVFGVDIGGTGIKGAPVDLDRGDLVEPRYKVLTPHPATPDAIADGVVEVVRHFGWSGPVGITFPGVVTGSVIRTAANVDKTWIGTDAGQLLGDRLSLRATVLNDADAAGVAEMAFGAGRGRKGTVLLLTFGTGIGSALFMDGKLVPNTELGHLELHGRDAEKHASTKAKDDEDLSWEHWAHRVQKYLAHVEMLFSPELIIIGGGVSRKADKFLPLIKGIRAEMVPAELQNNAGIVGAAMAAAGR, from the coding sequence ATGAACGTCTTCGGAGTGGACATCGGCGGTACGGGCATCAAGGGCGCGCCGGTCGATCTGGACCGTGGTGACCTGGTCGAACCGCGTTACAAAGTACTCACGCCGCACCCGGCGACGCCCGACGCCATCGCCGACGGCGTCGTCGAGGTCGTCCGGCACTTCGGCTGGTCGGGCCCGGTCGGCATCACCTTCCCCGGCGTGGTCACGGGATCCGTGATCCGCACCGCCGCGAATGTCGACAAGACCTGGATCGGTACGGACGCGGGACAGCTGCTGGGCGACCGGCTCAGCCTGCGGGCGACCGTCCTGAACGACGCGGACGCGGCGGGCGTCGCCGAGATGGCGTTCGGCGCCGGGCGCGGCCGGAAGGGCACGGTCCTGCTGCTGACCTTCGGTACGGGCATCGGCAGCGCCCTCTTCATGGACGGCAAGCTCGTGCCCAACACGGAGCTGGGCCATCTGGAGCTGCACGGCCGCGACGCGGAGAAGCACGCCTCGACGAAGGCCAAGGACGACGAGGATCTCAGCTGGGAGCACTGGGCCCACCGGGTGCAGAAGTATCTGGCCCATGTGGAGATGCTGTTCTCGCCCGAGCTGATCATCATCGGCGGCGGGGTGAGCCGCAAGGCCGACAAGTTCCTGCCGCTGATCAAGGGGATCAGGGCGGAGATGGTCCCGGCGGAGCTTCAGAACAACGCGGGAATCGTGGGCGCGGCGATGGCGGCGGCGGGCCGCTGA
- a CDS encoding DUF6542 domain-containing protein: MEQQRTYQPPRRHRQQRPLAAQRTATGGGAAPHPPSARRRQVPPVVLHLRRLPNPRFTGLGAGLFATATMLFFAFLDQLLFEGSLFVYGLLFLPVSAVTALWVRTADLVTAPIAVPIAFALGVLPVAGGTEGFGGQVMGLVTTLAVHAGWLYGGTLVAGLIVSVRKVRQLSRRRLTREAAARRPGAAFPRTRPRA, from the coding sequence GTGGAGCAGCAGAGGACATACCAGCCCCCGCGCCGTCACCGGCAGCAGCGGCCCCTCGCGGCGCAGCGCACGGCGACCGGTGGCGGCGCTGCGCCGCACCCGCCGTCGGCGCGCCGGCGGCAGGTCCCGCCGGTGGTGCTCCATCTGCGCCGGCTGCCCAATCCCCGCTTCACCGGCCTGGGCGCCGGGCTGTTCGCGACCGCCACGATGCTCTTCTTCGCCTTCCTCGACCAGCTGCTCTTCGAGGGCTCGCTCTTTGTCTACGGGCTGCTGTTCCTGCCGGTCAGCGCCGTGACGGCGCTCTGGGTCCGGACGGCGGACCTGGTGACGGCGCCGATCGCCGTGCCCATCGCCTTCGCCCTCGGCGTCCTGCCCGTCGCCGGAGGCACGGAGGGCTTCGGCGGGCAGGTCATGGGGCTGGTCACCACGCTCGCCGTACATGCCGGCTGGCTGTACGGCGGGACGCTCGTCGCCGGGCTCATCGTGTCCGTACGCAAGGTCCGGCAGCTGAGCCGGCGGCGGCTCACCCGGGAGGCCGCCGCCCGGCGCCCGGGAGCGGCGTTCCCCCGGACGCGCCCCCGGGCATGA
- a CDS encoding malonic semialdehyde reductase → MSLVLEDTAQDLLFREAHTANTFSDEPVTEEQIQAIYDLVKFGPTAFNQSPLRVVLVRSAEARARLVPHLFEGNQAKTAAAPLVAILAADNEFHEELPRLFPAFPQAKDAFFSERAAREQAATLNASLQAGYFIIGVRAAGLAAGPMTGFDPAGVQKEFLDGDHTPLAIVNIGKPGDDAFYPRSPRLAFDEAVTTV, encoded by the coding sequence ATGTCCCTCGTTCTCGAAGACACCGCTCAGGACCTCCTCTTCCGCGAGGCCCACACCGCCAACACCTTCTCCGACGAGCCGGTGACCGAGGAGCAGATCCAGGCGATCTACGACCTGGTCAAGTTCGGCCCCACCGCGTTCAACCAGTCGCCGCTGCGCGTCGTCCTGGTCCGCTCCGCCGAGGCCCGCGCGCGTCTGGTCCCGCACCTGTTCGAGGGCAACCAGGCCAAGACCGCCGCCGCGCCCCTCGTCGCGATCCTCGCCGCGGACAACGAGTTCCACGAGGAACTCCCCCGCCTCTTCCCCGCCTTCCCGCAGGCCAAGGACGCGTTCTTCAGCGAGCGCGCCGCCCGCGAGCAGGCCGCCACGCTCAACGCCTCGCTCCAGGCCGGCTACTTCATCATCGGCGTCCGCGCCGCCGGTCTCGCCGCGGGCCCGATGACCGGCTTCGACCCGGCCGGCGTCCAGAAGGAGTTCCTGGACGGCGACCACACGCCGCTGGCGATCGTCAACATCGGCAAGCCCGGTGACGACGCCTTCTACCCGCGCTCCCCGCGCCTGGCCTTCGACGAGGCCGTCACCACCGTCTGA
- a CDS encoding DUF1707 SHOCT-like domain-containing protein encodes MDLEKHPQKPAAPAEPVGIRASDADRDRVADILREALAQGRLDAEEHAERIDSVYRAKTVGELEPLVRDLPAPGADAGPAFAAAAPSGEAYGYGPEDPAGTENVVAIFSSSVRKGRWRIGRRTDAFALFGNVEIDLTEALFTQRITVINATSIFGNVEISVPQNISLRGNGTGILGNFEVEALVAEDPEAPTVVVNGYSVFGNVEAKPKRGKLIADLHKRLRKHLGT; translated from the coding sequence GTGGACCTCGAAAAGCACCCCCAGAAGCCGGCCGCCCCCGCTGAGCCCGTGGGCATCCGGGCCTCCGACGCGGACCGCGACCGGGTCGCGGACATCCTCCGGGAGGCCCTGGCGCAGGGGCGGCTGGACGCCGAGGAGCATGCCGAGCGGATCGACTCCGTCTACCGGGCCAAGACCGTCGGCGAACTGGAGCCGCTGGTACGGGACTTGCCGGCGCCCGGCGCCGACGCGGGCCCGGCCTTCGCCGCCGCCGCGCCCTCGGGAGAGGCGTACGGATACGGTCCGGAGGACCCGGCCGGCACGGAGAACGTGGTCGCGATCTTCAGCAGCTCGGTCCGCAAGGGCCGCTGGCGCATCGGCCGCAGGACCGACGCCTTCGCGCTCTTCGGCAATGTCGAGATCGACCTCACGGAGGCGCTGTTCACCCAGCGGATCACGGTCATCAACGCGACGTCCATTTTCGGCAATGTCGAGATCAGCGTTCCGCAGAACATCTCCCTGCGGGGCAACGGCACGGGAATCCTGGGCAATTTCGAGGTCGAGGCGCTGGTGGCCGAGGATCCGGAGGCGCCGACCGTCGTCGTGAACGGCTACTCGGTGTTCGGCAACGTGGAGGCCAAACCGAAGCGCGGCAAGCTGATCGCGGATCTCCACAAGCGTCTGCGCAAGCACCTCGGTACCTGA
- a CDS encoding WhiB family transcriptional regulator, which yields MLQLPHQPLQVSAVPPQRSPAREDQAGPWHSEAVCRRDEAGLFFAPSKEPTAARLAREEAAKRVCARCPVMVECREHALLQPEPYGVWGGLTAAERRVALARRRRREVELRKAAATGDRVAAAG from the coding sequence GTGCTGCAACTGCCGCATCAGCCCCTGCAGGTCTCCGCCGTCCCGCCGCAGCGGAGTCCCGCTCGGGAGGATCAGGCCGGCCCCTGGCATTCGGAGGCGGTGTGCCGCCGTGACGAAGCCGGATTGTTCTTCGCCCCTTCCAAGGAGCCGACAGCCGCGAGGCTGGCGCGGGAGGAGGCCGCGAAGCGGGTCTGCGCCCGGTGTCCGGTCATGGTCGAGTGCCGGGAACACGCGCTGCTCCAGCCCGAGCCGTACGGGGTGTGGGGCGGGCTGACGGCGGCCGAGCGCCGGGTGGCCCTGGCCCGGCGCAGACGGCGCGAGGTGGAGCTGCGCAAGGCTGCCGCGACCGGCGACCGGGTCGCCGCCGCCGGCTGA
- the glpX gene encoding class II fructose-bisphosphatase yields the protein MTDHQLPSPLEVSPEAPDRNLALELVRVTEAAAMAAGRWVGRGDKNGADGAAVNAMRTLVSTVSMNGVVVIGEGEKDEAPMLFNGEHVGDGTGAEVDIAVDPVDGTTLNAKGMPNAIAVLAAADRHAMFDPSAVFYMDKLVTGPEAADFVDINAPVSVNIRRVAKAKRCAPDDVTVVVLDRPRHEGMIKEIRETGARIKFISDGDVAGSIMAAREGTGVDLLMGVGGTPEGIISACAIKCLGGVIQGKLWPKDDVERQRAIDAGHDLDRVLSTDDLVSGDNVFFVATGITDGELLRGVRYRAETATTQSLVMRSKSGTIRQIDSTHRLSKLRAYSTIDFDRAK from the coding sequence ATGACCGATCATCAACTGCCCTCCCCCCTCGAGGTGTCTCCCGAGGCCCCCGACCGCAACCTCGCCCTGGAGCTGGTCAGGGTCACCGAGGCCGCCGCCATGGCGGCGGGCCGGTGGGTCGGCCGGGGCGACAAGAACGGCGCGGACGGCGCCGCTGTGAACGCCATGCGCACGCTCGTCTCCACGGTGTCGATGAACGGTGTCGTCGTCATCGGGGAAGGCGAGAAGGACGAAGCCCCGATGCTCTTCAACGGTGAGCACGTCGGCGACGGGACCGGCGCCGAGGTGGACATCGCCGTCGACCCCGTCGACGGCACGACGCTCAACGCCAAGGGCATGCCCAACGCCATCGCGGTCCTCGCCGCCGCCGACCGGCACGCCATGTTCGACCCGTCCGCGGTCTTCTACATGGACAAGCTGGTGACCGGCCCCGAGGCCGCCGACTTCGTCGACATCAACGCGCCCGTCTCGGTCAATATCCGCCGGGTCGCCAAGGCCAAGCGCTGCGCGCCGGACGATGTCACGGTCGTCGTCCTCGACCGCCCCCGCCACGAGGGCATGATCAAGGAGATCCGGGAGACCGGCGCCCGGATCAAGTTCATCTCGGACGGCGACGTGGCCGGTTCGATCATGGCCGCGCGCGAAGGCACCGGTGTCGACCTGCTGATGGGCGTCGGGGGCACCCCCGAGGGCATCATCTCGGCGTGCGCCATAAAGTGCCTGGGCGGCGTCATCCAGGGCAAGCTCTGGCCCAAGGACGATGTGGAGCGGCAGCGCGCGATCGACGCGGGGCACGATCTGGACCGGGTGCTCTCCACCGACGACCTGGTCAGCGGCGACAACGTGTTCTTCGTCGCGACCGGCATCACGGACGGCGAGCTGCTGCGCGGGGTCCGCTACCGCGCGGAGACGGCGACCACCCAGTCCCTGGTGATGCGCTCCAAGTCCGGCACGATCCGGCAGATCGACTCGACGCACCGGCTGTCGAAGCTCCGGGCGTACAGCACGATCGACTTCGACCGCGCCAAGTAG
- a CDS encoding fumarate hydratase, translating into MPEFAYSDLLPLGADPTPYRLVTAEGVATFEADGRTFLKVAPEALRTLAAEAMHDISHYLRPAHLAQLRRIVDDPEASSNDKFVALDLLKNANIAAAGVLPMCQDTGTAIVMGKRGQNVLTEGGDEEALSHGIYDAYTKLNLRYSQMAPLTMWEEKNTGSNLPAQIELYATDGGAYKFLFMAKGGGSANKSFLYQETKAVLNEGSMMKFLEEKIRSLGTAACPPYHLAIVVGGTSAEFALKTAKYASAHYLDELPTEGSPTGHGFRDKELEEKVFELTQRIGIGAQFGGKYFCHDVRVVRLPRHGASLPVAIAVSCSADRQALAKITAEGVFLEQLETDPARFLPDTTDEHLGTDAGVDDSVVRIDLNRPMDDVLAELTKYPVKTRLSLTGPLVVARDIAHAKIKERLDAGEEMPQYLKDHPVYYAGPAKTPEGYASGSFGPTTAGRMDSYVEQFQAAGGSKVMLAKGNRSKQVTDACGAHGGFYLGSIGGPAARLAQDCIKKVEIVEYEELGMEAVWKIEVEDFPAFIVVDDKGNDFFTDPAPAHTFTSIPVRGPGLG; encoded by the coding sequence ATGCCGGAATTTGCGTACTCCGATCTGCTTCCCCTGGGCGCGGACCCCACGCCGTACCGCCTGGTGACCGCCGAGGGCGTCGCGACCTTCGAGGCCGACGGGCGTACGTTCCTCAAGGTCGCGCCGGAGGCGCTGCGCACGCTCGCCGCCGAGGCCATGCACGACATCTCGCACTATCTGCGGCCGGCCCACCTCGCCCAGCTGCGCAGGATCGTGGACGACCCGGAGGCGTCGTCGAACGACAAGTTCGTGGCGCTCGACCTCCTGAAGAACGCGAATATCGCGGCGGCGGGCGTACTGCCCATGTGCCAGGACACCGGTACGGCGATCGTGATGGGCAAGCGCGGACAGAACGTACTGACCGAGGGCGGCGACGAGGAAGCCCTTTCGCACGGAATCTACGACGCGTACACCAAGCTCAATCTCCGCTATTCACAGATGGCCCCGCTCACCATGTGGGAGGAGAAGAACACCGGCTCGAACCTGCCCGCGCAGATCGAGCTGTACGCGACCGACGGCGGCGCGTACAAGTTCCTTTTCATGGCGAAGGGCGGCGGCAGCGCCAACAAGTCGTTCCTCTACCAGGAGACCAAGGCGGTCCTCAACGAGGGCTCCATGATGAAGTTCCTGGAGGAGAAGATCCGCTCGCTCGGCACGGCCGCGTGCCCGCCGTACCACCTGGCGATCGTGGTGGGCGGCACATCCGCCGAATTCGCGCTCAAGACCGCGAAATACGCCTCCGCGCACTATCTGGACGAGCTGCCGACGGAGGGCTCCCCCACCGGCCACGGATTCCGTGACAAGGAGCTGGAGGAGAAGGTCTTCGAGCTGACGCAGCGGATCGGGATCGGCGCCCAGTTCGGCGGCAAGTACTTCTGCCACGACGTCCGGGTCGTCCGGCTGCCGCGGCACGGCGCGTCGCTGCCCGTCGCGATCGCCGTCTCCTGCTCGGCCGACCGCCAGGCCCTCGCGAAGATCACCGCGGAGGGTGTCTTCCTGGAGCAGCTGGAGACGGACCCGGCGCGCTTCCTCCCGGACACCACCGACGAGCACCTCGGTACGGACGCGGGCGTGGACGACAGCGTGGTGCGGATCGATCTGAACCGCCCGATGGACGATGTCCTCGCCGAGCTGACGAAGTACCCGGTCAAGACGCGGCTGTCGCTCACCGGCCCGCTGGTCGTGGCCCGCGACATCGCGCACGCCAAGATCAAGGAGCGGCTCGACGCGGGCGAGGAGATGCCGCAGTACCTGAAGGACCACCCGGTCTACTACGCGGGCCCGGCGAAGACCCCCGAGGGGTACGCCTCCGGCTCCTTCGGCCCGACGACGGCCGGCCGGATGGACTCGTACGTCGAGCAGTTCCAGGCGGCGGGCGGCTCGAAGGTGATGCTCGCCAAGGGCAACCGCTCGAAACAGGTGACGGACGCCTGCGGCGCGCACGGCGGCTTCTACCTCGGCTCGATCGGCGGCCCGGCGGCCCGGCTGGCGCAGGACTGCATCAAGAAGGTCGAGATCGTCGAGTACGAGGAGCTGGGCATGGAGGCGGTCTGGAAGATCGAGGTCGAGGACTTCCCCGCGTTCATCGTCGTGGACGACAAGGGCAACGATTTCTTCACGGACCCGGCCCCGGCGCACACGTTCACCTCGATCCCGGTGCGCGGGCCCGGTCTCGGATGA
- a CDS encoding 4-hydroxy-3-methylbut-2-enyl diphosphate reductase, whose translation MTATSRPSPAATPSGDAARRAGKRVLLAAPRGYCAGVDRAVIAVEKALEQYGAPIYVRHEIVHNKYVVKTLENKGAIFVDRTAEVPEGSIVMFSAHGVAPVVHEEAAERRLATIDATCPLVTKVHKEAVRFAAEDYDILLIGHDGHEEVIGTSGEAPDHITLVDGPEDVANVEVRDESKVVWLSQTTLSVDETMETVDALKQKFPLLIAPPSDDICYATQNRQIAVKQMGADADLVIVVGSKNSSNSVRLVEVALGAGAGSSYLVDGADEIEEAWLDGVTTVGVTSGASVPEVLVEGVLEWLSQHGFEDVEIVKAAEETITFSLPKELRRDLRAEAAELAKK comes from the coding sequence ATGACTGCTACGTCTCGCCCGTCGCCCGCCGCCACCCCCAGTGGAGACGCCGCGCGCCGCGCCGGCAAACGCGTCCTCCTCGCCGCTCCCCGCGGCTACTGCGCGGGTGTGGACCGCGCTGTGATCGCCGTGGAGAAGGCCCTGGAGCAGTACGGGGCGCCGATCTATGTCCGGCACGAGATCGTCCACAACAAATACGTCGTCAAGACCCTGGAGAACAAGGGCGCCATCTTCGTCGACAGGACGGCCGAGGTCCCCGAGGGGTCCATCGTCATGTTCTCGGCGCACGGCGTCGCCCCGGTCGTCCACGAGGAGGCCGCCGAGCGCCGGCTCGCCACCATCGACGCGACCTGCCCGCTGGTCACCAAGGTCCACAAGGAAGCCGTACGGTTCGCCGCCGAGGACTACGACATCCTGCTGATCGGCCACGACGGCCACGAAGAGGTCATCGGCACGTCCGGCGAGGCCCCCGACCACATCACGCTGGTCGACGGCCCCGAGGACGTCGCGAACGTCGAGGTCCGCGACGAGTCGAAGGTCGTCTGGCTCTCCCAGACCACGCTCTCCGTCGACGAGACGATGGAGACGGTCGACGCCCTCAAGCAGAAGTTCCCGCTGCTGATCGCGCCGCCGAGCGACGACATCTGCTACGCCACGCAGAACCGGCAGATCGCGGTCAAGCAGATGGGCGCCGACGCGGATCTGGTGATCGTCGTCGGCTCCAAGAACTCCTCCAACTCGGTACGGCTGGTCGAGGTCGCCCTCGGCGCCGGCGCGGGCTCCTCGTACCTGGTGGACGGCGCGGACGAGATCGAAGAGGCATGGCTCGACGGCGTCACCACGGTCGGCGTCACCTCGGGCGCGTCCGTACCGGAGGTACTGGTCGAGGGCGTCCTGGAGTGGCTCTCGCAGCACGGCTTCGAGGATGTCGAGATCGTCAAGGCCGCCGAGGAGACGATCACCTTCTCGCTCCCGAAGGAGCTGCGCCGGGACCTGCGGGCCGAGGCGGCGGAGCTGGCCAAGAAGTAA